In Conger conger chromosome 5, fConCon1.1, whole genome shotgun sequence, the DNA window ggcggcagtgctgcccactgaaaaatatagaggctataccacaaggtcattcatcagtagtaagaatcggaatgCGAGTTTACAATTTGTAAAGAGATGAGCCAAAAAGTTGTGGAACAAAGTTTCATGGACTGATGAGATGaggattaacctctaccaacgTGATGGAAAGGctaaagtgtggagaaagaagggacctcctcatgatccaaaacatacaagctcatctgtgaagcacggtggaggaattgtcatggcttgggcttgcatggctgcttctggagtgagcTCACTAgactttattgatgatgtaaatcatgatggtagcagcaggatgaattcataagtctacaaaaacattctgtctgccaacttatggagaaatacGTCCAAATGAATTGTGAGGAACTTcttcatgcagcaagacaatgacccaaaacatactgccaaacaacacaacaaaggacttcatcagggagaaaaagtggaaggttttagactagCCAAGTCAATCGCCAGACCAACGCAATTGAGCATGCAATTGGAGATGGGAAGGGGAAAACTCCCAGAaagaacaactgaaagaggctgcagtaaaagcctgggaaAGCATCAcgaaagaagaatgcaacagtttggtgatgggTCGCAGGcctgatgcagttattgcaagcaaggggtAGGCtatcaaatattaaatgttatttactttcatttacttaaatactctctgttccaatacttttgctcacctaaaaatggggtGTTCTGATactaaaggtgctatgttctaaataGCTTAACACATctgggtgtaaataccaggaaataaaagctgaaattctgaagtcttgtcttgtctttttatctcaaccccaaatgtattcagtgtattgcaaaaacaaaggaattggccttgctgttccaacacTTTTTGAAGGGACTATATATGTATacttaaatatgtatataaacaTTACGCCTGTTATTAGTATGAttccctctttttttattttctttattgtccTCTGTTGTTGTTTATTGTGAATTGTTCCCTATCTTGTACTGtaagttttcatttgtttaaaacaaaaagaagaaaaaaaaagatctgcaAAGCACCTCCTCTGATTATGTTGAATAAAAGAGTGAGGGACCAGGGATATGACAAGATGGATATGACAGGGAAATTTTACATTTGGAGAGAAGAAGGCTTTTAGCttagtcaaaaaaataaaagtctaataaatacctaatgaagtgctcagtgagtgtacatcccGACTTTAATTGCTCCCTGCAACACAGGTGCACATTCATGCCTTTTCTCTGGTCTGGTGGAATgtcctgcctaccactgtcagaacagcagaatcctgCCCCAGTTTCCCTCTTGTACaccctatatttaaaaaataaaacttgcgCTTATGGtgactattgtttttttgttataacTGCTCTacatgcgtgttttgctatttatgatgcttttcacttgttgaagaACTTATGCCCTTGTAAAtggctttggaaaaaaaaaacgtctgctaaattactgaaatataaatgtatttattttttcaactataaagagaaacaatacatccagtaggtggcggtaatgccatataatttattttacaacagGCATTAAAAactcaaaagaagaagaagattacGTAGAATATTTCCCAGCATTCTCTagcacgcacatacgcacacactgaaCGCCAAAAGGCCTTTTCGTTGCCGAGCGTGGAGTGATATAGACCGAGGTGTGTTACTCCTGAATACATGTGGTATAACTTTTCATATTTGAACGACTGAAGTTAAGAAGCGAATATCCTTGTATAACTAGAAGTATGTGCGTGGTCATGTATGACATTCTCTTGAACGTATTTAACCATATTAGTCATAATTTAATGGATTTATCTTGAAACCGGGTAGGCCCCATTTACGACTTAGCCAGCAGGCTAACTTACAAGTAGCATAGTAGACCGAGCTAGTTGGTTCTTCACGTCTCGTAAGCAATCAATACACCGAACTAAGTACGTTACTGGTTTCATTAATATTGAAACCTGTCGCGAGTGGTCGGTCcggtaacagtagtagtagtgttcTGCGTACCGTTGTTTCCGTATGCTGGTtcgctagctagccaagtaacATTACATATTAGCAGCCGAGCCATGTCGCTGGGCGACGGCTGTAGTTTTCCCAAACTAACAAAGACCAAGCAACAAAGATTATTGGTGACAATTCAAGTCGAAATTGCCGAGACGGTACTCAATTCACGTCCTAACTTCTGATCATATTTTGATTGTCACGATGAATTGTGTGATTAGAAACCAAACCGATAACTGCCAGCCAACTGAGTTTGcttattaaaaaatgtagcAAAGTTAGTTATTTTGCTAGCATGTTTTGGGAGAACATATGAATCGCATTTTGATTAACGTTACTCCATTTATAAACATACCGTTTCTTGAATGTGCAGCACGTTGACAGGCGTGTAGATGCTGATGAGAGTGTTGCTGATGCCAGTCTCCTGTATTTCTCAGAGACAAGATGCAGCTCTTCGTACGCGCGCAGAACACTCACACCCTTCACCTGACGGGCCAGGAGACCGTCGGGGACATTAAGGTGAGGCTACTGATTAGTGATTATAGCTATATATGTAATGAGATATAAGTAATGACACGTTCATAGGTGCTACTTTTATCCAATTTCTGTTTTCTATACTCATCCATACTTTTTCAGCATGGGTTGTGCTTTTCCAGCAGTATTGGGAGTGCTAATTTTCTGTCCCAACCATACACtcaagatcaaccatttgaaatgtcAGAAACGGCTAATGTTTGATAAAAACCATGAACCAAATGTCATTCCAGTGCTAAGAACAAGGCAATCTGCCTTAAAAAGATCTTGTGTAAATTCCCTGGGAAAAAGGTAATATTTACAATTCTTGTTTGGAGTTGTTCATACTTTAAACGCCAGCTGTCAATACATAGATTTagcagtgtgtgctgcatgtCATTGGGAAGGGGGGCAGGGATTTTTCCATGCTTGTCATACCACTAAGATGGAGGTTGGATGTGCTTCTATAATTCAGGCCCAGATTCAGGCCCTTGAAGGACTTGCAGTAGAAGATCAAGTGCTGCTGCTTTCCGGCACCCCCCTGGAAGATGGCGCTTTCCTGGAGCACTGCGGGGTGTCAGAGAACTGCACCCTGGAAGTGACTGGCAGGCTTTTGGGAGGTACGTCACTAGTTGAATCCTACTCTCACCAAGCAATGGCTAAACTCGCAAATAAACACTTCTTACCCACTCCCTTACACCCCTGGCTTCAGAGCAGACTGATCTGTTTTGAAGGCCGCCCATTTGTTGATCGTACAGGAGCCTTGCGAGTCAGCCTGGTACAGCAGCAGAGTTGCTGCCATTGCTGAGATCCCAACTGTACATCTCCGTTCATGTCCCAACTGTACAGCTCAGTTCATGTCCCAACTGTACATCTCAGTTCATGTGAAGCTAGATGGAATGCAAATACAGTGTGAAAGTAAATGTACACAGACCTCTGCTGCTGCATGGTAAATTGAGATGTTGGTCAGATGGAAGCTGGTCTTAACTGAAAGCTTTGTTTCCACACAGGTAAGGTCCACGGCTCCTTGGCTCGTGCTGGGAAAGTGCGGGGACAGACACCCAAGGTCAGTGTCAAAATGATTGACTTGCAAATGGCTCTTGAACATGTAAAGTGCTTGTTCTTGTCAGTGATATGTTCTGTGGGCAGTTTGGTTTAAGTTTTGTAATGGTAAAGAAAATATGGTAAATGCCTTCATCCAAAGTtccgtacaattgatgcttctcattcacccattcatacacgcacactaGCGGtgatgcaaggcaccaaccagcttgtcaggagcctttAGGGGTTAagtgacttgctcagggacacttcagcacacccagggtgggatcgaaccggcaaccctctgactgccagatctGCTCTACGAGCCAATGTTGCCCTACTCTGGACCCTTCATAGCTGCTATGTATGGGTTGTTTCATTCACCCAGGCTCTGGGGGGCTGGTTATTTTTTGCTGCAGTTGCCCATGATGCATTGgttatattattcatttttcttcaggtGGACaaacaggagaagaagaagaagaagactgGCCGTGCTAAGCGACGCATTCAGTACAACCGTCGCTTTGTTAATGTGGTGCCCACATTCGGCAAGAAGAAGGGCCCCAACGCCAATTCTTAAAACCCCACCAAACCCCCAGCCGAGCATGGACCTGGAGAAATTCACATTCTAGATTCCTGGATACTTCAGATAAGCTGCAGAAGTGCACACTCTAGCACCAAATTCAGATTCTGCATCAAGTCTAAATCTGGCGATTGCCTACTTGGatcagtttcagttttttttttcagcttgtgAGTTTGTGTTCAGATGTGAATGTAAACCAAACCAGGTCTCTACTCTGTGTAAGAATCAAAATAAAGTGCATACATATGTTCACAAGCAAGTGAATGTTTCAGATTATTTCTCAAAATAGGTTGTTTGAAAAGGCCAGTATTACAAGAACTCCAGTCCTAAGTGTCAGTAGTCAGGGGATGCCCAGCAAGGCAGGGCATATCAATTTCTGGCTTTCAGAgtaacttctgctcttaattagcccaatcatttgcATGATCAGTCATTTTTTGCCACACACCATGATCTGAACAGCAGCTGATGAAATATTCTTGTAGAATTTTATAGTGGTCTAATTTACAAATGAGTTGGTCATAGTGCATGTGGTCAATTAGCTGATtaagccagggtaactggtggcagcaaaatcctgaatacacaccagccttccaggactggagttgaccATCCCTATACTAAAGGAAAGCAGCCAGAACAAGATCCAAAACTGAAATCTTGGAGGGCCAAGGTGTATTGGCTTTTGGTGTTTTTAGTAATTTAGTGGATGAAAAGTCACCTTGTCCCCAAGGGTGTTGAACTCTCCTGTGTAGTTCATTTCAACCTGTCTTATTAAccaactgaatgaatgaattaagcaACCCAAgtgctgaaaatataaaaaccagcagacaacaGTGCTGCATTAACctggagcaggggtgcacaactctgttCCTCGAGGGCTGGTTTGCGTACTGTTTTTTCTTCCAACCGATTGCCTAGTTTTTAATTGGCTGACaactctataaattaccctggttcacaCCTGCACCTGAGCACTggaaaatcattaggatacactgtAGCCGGGACTCATACACTTCAGATAAGATAgtcaattaaacaattaaaaccagaagttggcacaaaaatCATGAAACGGATCAGCCCTTATGCAGCCCTAACCTTGGGTCATATAGCTTTGCTCTCAAGGtgctcacacacctcacccagCATGCAATGCAGTTTCTATGAAAAGCCTTGCGGGTGCGTGAAGTTCGCAGTGCGGTGAGTgctgtttcaaaaacacattttagtgGAGTGGTTTAACAGGAgtgtccagtcctggagggccatagtgtctgcagatatttgtggtttcctttcaatcagcagccaattaggGCCTTGAGAaaaaggtgtgtggactcttcagccaatgaaagactttgaaatgtatctctcgtgctgaaacactccaaaaaccagcagacactggccctccaggactggagtttgacacccctggattAAGAGGAATAAGAAAAAGTTTTGCTACAGTCCACCATATTGTTCCGTTTGGCCAAAACTAACAAACGCAGTGCTATCCAATCAGGTGCTGAAAGTGTTCTCTGGTAGATTATGTCCCTCTTCGTATGGATCCCATGGAGCCATCAGACAGAACCCACTAACAGTACCGCCCATTAAACGGACAACTTGGGGGAACAATGCATCACCATGTACAATCGCCAGATTTGGTATGTGTAAGCACCTAAAGACCTACTTGCTGAAGTCCAGTATCTGCCTATGGAATAAAGTTGAGAAACAAATGGCAATGAACCGAccctacaaacaaaaaaaaaacaaacattgcagTTGCCTTATTTACAGGACAGGCTGACATTGGTCCCCATGACCAAGTTCATGTCTGACAAATCTAGTATGTGCCAACAACAAAACTCAGAATACAAATGGTCtccaaaacatatttattaagCTTTACAACAAACATGCaatttatttggaaaatataagCAGAGAAAAGTAACTTCCTTTCATCTCAATTCTGAAATTCAAACGTTGAGGTCAAAGTGCTAAGCATGTAGAGTTTCTGTATTAAAGAAACAGTTTCATGGAGATGGCTTGCTTCTGTTCCAGGGCTGCATGCGTATCACTCAATGTTCACCAGTTCAACCTCAAAAATGAGCTTTGCGTTCGGTGGAATTCTGGTGAGCGGCAGGTTAAGGAAATTATATGGTGGAACTTGGTTTAAGGCATcctattacatttaaaatggccaGTAAGGCAAGTTAAACTTGATTAATAgaaacattgtttattttgctgGTCTCGGCATATAAAATATTGTATCCTAATATATTTTAGAACCATGAAAGCGAGATACTGGTACACTCCCCTCCAGAATTTCTCAGACCAATATTCCCAGTTTAAGCAAAAAGGGATGACAACCTTTTTTTAGGTAGCTTATTATCCctgtgtgtaaaaatgacaacaaaacaCGTTTTGTAAGTTTTTAAGAGCTTCGTTCCCAGTGTATTAACCTGTGCGGTACTGTTTGTGCAATTGAATGAGCTTTGCCATTTACCAGGTTTTTCTAGAAAAAGATTTTATCTGAAGTGGATATTAGAGGcataaaaataattcagaaaatgttcaGGGAAAATCTTCAGCATATTTGACCAGTAAAGGATACTTGGAGTCTGGCTGGCCCTTCCTACCATATGCCCACTCTGGGTCAATCTCCAGCCTTGCAGTCTCTCCCTTGCTCATTGTCAGGAGGCCTTCATCCCACTAAAGACACGAAACAAGCACATAAACTACAAAATCCAAATTCGAAGACATGGTGCCTTATGTTCATGTAAGCCAAAGTTTTCTTTGTCAAACAATATTGACATATTGTCACAATATTTATTCAGCAGGTACACATGATGTCAATTTTTAACTTTTAAGCTTTTTAACTGATCTTTTTAACTGTTTTTAACCCTTTTCTCTCAATCTGAAATGACTCATTTAGAGGCCTGTATAAATCTGATGGGATCAGTTCAGTCAGCAGGAAAAGCTATTCATATGATTTCAAGATGATTGGATCTGCATAGTCTACAGACACAACTAAAGCCTATTCCAGAAGACCGTGACTCGGGACTTGGCAGTCCATTACAACTGCACCGTcttctcatccccccccccccctcccaagaACAGAACAGCCCCACAGGTTCCACCTTACCCCTCTGATAACTCTCCCCAGCCCAACTttgaaggtcagtggtttggtCTGCTTCTTCTTCCTGGCAGCTGCAGAAGAGAGAGTTCAGTTCTGACACAGCTTGATTTTCCACTTACCCAACTATCCAGATAGTTCTGCTGAGATGATACATTTTCAAGATTGCAACTTTTTTTAGATGCTGTTCACCATAAATGGACCTCTATGGATATGGAGGACTTTTATGtactcaattaaaaaaaaaaatctaccattttatttcagaataCTAAAATTCAAAATTATTAAATGCAAACGCTTGGGCAGTTGCCAAACCAGGGTGCATCAGTATGAGTGGAAATAATTGTAATTTGCTGTCAAAATGAATCGAGTCCAATGGGAAATGGGCTTCTTCAGCAAAAATATAGGTATTACTACGGGGCGACTTCATATCAATTGGCAAAACTAGTAGCTCGAAAGTTGGCCCCTTGAAGCCAGTACAAAGATTTTAGAAAGGATAGGCGAGTATGTCAACATCGAAAACCATGGATCGTTTGTTTTCCTTGTCCCCATTGTTCATGAGTTTCAGCGCAGCGTGAGGCAGCCTAACCTTGACAAGTGTTACAAGTCATTTTTAGCAACTTGTTTTTAATTGTGAATATATGCAGGCAGAGGGTAGGCTACCATATAGCTTGGGTAGTTAACGTGGCTAACAAAATCTTGGCACAGAGCTTCAAATTCTGTTTAAAACAGAGATTTGCATCAGGCCACAGAAAATGGGGTGGTtaacaaatattttacaaaGCTGGCTAGTTAAAATGTCAGAAAGCAAAATGCAAGCAAATGTTATAGGCTAGTCTATTCACCAGGAGACTGGTCCTTTCATCGCCTCTAAAAATCTAGCTCGCCATTGGAAGTTGCGGTGTCCCTTGTTTATTATTCCCACTCAAAACTCGCTGGGCCGAATCTTAAGATACTTGCGACCAGACTGTGAACAAGTAGGCTAACAAAGTGCTTTAACCCGTTTAATCCCACCACAATTGTGACAGCATTTGTTCTAAAAGTGTGGTAGTTGGCTTTGggcaaaaaaaattaacttttaaaaGAAAGAATAGGTTGTCTCCTTTAAATTGTATCAATGTCATGTGACTAGTTTGAATCGTCACATGACCAGGCCAGTCTACGTCCTGCTTGCACCTCTGGAAGGAGATGTCTGCCCCAAACCTCTACAAGTATAATACCTTAATTAACAGATACAACTATAGTATTTTGTACATATATTCCTTAAAGGGTATTCTATTGATATGCAATGAAAATTATATGCCTGCATGCCTATTTTGATCACAAGACATGTAGATGTAACAATGGTCACAATTATGACTGCTAGTATAACACATAGTCAAAAATCAAGGGTTTTGGTTGTTTATcctatttatcttttttttttctgcagtttaAAACTGTCAGAGGTTTTGGATCGCCTGGACTTCAATGAACCCCCTAGTGCTGTATGCAGTATCACAATCATTCCCTCAGTGGAAAAAGATGCAGTTGAAAGTGACTGTGATTGCTCAGATAGAGCACCAAGGTGAAACAGGCCATTTGCCATTTCGACTGCTGAATGGTGATGCAGAAGTGAACTACCAGGAGGGTGAGGAAGATATTCACCTGAAATCCCCAGACCAGCCCCCAGACACCCTCCAACCCCCCAACTGCCCCACCCCTGTCAGTGTTGAAGAAAACGCCCAATCCGGTTTGGGTATAAATTGTGGAGCCTTACATCACCTACAGGGTACTTGTATCATATGGAGCCCTACTGTGGAGTGCACACACATCTGCCTGAGACCGGCTTAGGACAGGGCCCAAGTGTAGTCCTTGGTCCAGCTGAACAAGCAGGAGTTCCTCCAGGATGTACCTTTGTACATGACAACCTTTTCACCTCGCTCAGCCTCATAGATTAAATGACAAAACGAGGGTATGGATCTCTTGGCGCTCTCAGACAGTGCCGTCTGCATGATGTCCCTTTCACAGATGTGCAGAAGTTCAAAAAAATGCCTCATGGAAGCTCTGAGATCCTCACAGAGGCTGAGAAGCTACTGGTGCGATGGAAGGATAACAGTGTTGTAACCATGGCAACCAATACTATTGAGAAGTATTCCGAGGGTCATGCAAGCAGGTGGAACAAAGAGAAGAAAGCCTATGTCAAAGTATCACAGCCCCAGTGTTTCCTAACATACAACCAAAACATGGGCGGCATGGATATGCATGATCTTCAGGTGTCAAGATACAGGGCTTCAATAAGGTCAAAGAAGTGGTGGTGGCCAATCTGGTCTTGGTCCCTTCACAGTGCAGTGGTGAATAGCTGGCTGTTCTTCAGAGATGTCGTTGGTGGTGAATATGACCTCCTGACCTTTCAGCGATCTGTGTCCCTGGGTCTCCTGAAGACATATGGAAGTCCGCCTCTTGGCCAAGGCAGAAGATCTTCAATTGTGATACCTCTGGATTCTACAAGAAGTGATGGGAGGCATCACTGGCCAGTGAACACGGGGAACTGCAACAGACGCACTGTATATGCATGCGAGAAGTGTGATGTACCTCTCCACAGAGTGCTTCAAACTTTTTCATGGACAGTGAAATCTAACCAATAAGCCTATGAGCTGAGCGGACCTCTGATGTTACagtaaatcacttttttttttacatttattttgatttaaacTTTGTAATGTGGTGTACCGCTCCATATCGAGTGCTTTAAACCTTTTCATGGAAAGTGAAATCTAACCAATAAGCCTATGAGCTGAGCTTACCTCTTCTTTTAAATcactctatttatttattttacatgcattttaatTGAAACTTTATGAGAGTGAAATATGGCAACTTGATTTTTGTCACTGACTGCAAAAGGCACTACCCTAGTGCCTTTTGCACTGTTTTAGGGCCTGCACTGATTTATGATTTTGCCGAATAATATACTCATCTTCTGGCAACAATGTTAGTGGTCACTTTTTATTGTAgaccttttatgcatttattttttgggacAAATTACAGCCAGTTCAAACATTCATAGCTCTACTGTTGTTTTATGAGCTGTTTTATGAGACTGTGAAATAACTATCGTCACTGTTAGTACAACATATGAATTGGCTTGCTACCTTTTGCACAATGTTTTAAAGCACAGTATGCACTGCCAGCACTGACATTTAtgcttttttgtcatttgttagTACACTACAGTATGTAGTGCCCGAGTACCTTTTGTACTAAGTTGAGTTGTGTTACTTGAAAAATAGTAATAACGTTCTGGACACACTTCTCACCATGCCTAGGTGTTATATATTGCAGATGTTTTTGTTATCCTGATAGTTTAAATGTGTAAACGGGTGAAATTGAAGAAATTCTGTAAATTTTGACTATGCTGTTTCCCACCGGTCACAATTGTGACCGAGGATAAAACCTAATTTTTCATTAACTTAACcatcataaaatgaaaaaatccataCAGTTTATGTGTAAGGGAGGTCTATGGAGTAAAATGCATGCACTTACTTTGCAAGGAAAAATTTGGGATTAAACAGGTTAATAGGTTATTGTCAGATGAGAAATGTTATACAAGCATCCATAAACATTTGAATATTGTGTCAGTAGCCTAGCGAAAATGCTGAAATTGCTTGATTTTACAGATATACAGTTTAATTAATGACAGCATCCTAGCGGTAGAGACATAGCATGTTTGCTAAGTGAATCCTGAATGAAAACGGTTTTACGCTTTGtcgtaaaatgtaattatttggacTGAATTTGGAATAACATTACATGTACTTGGGCACGTatgtatttacaaatgtatgtatatataaacgattgttttatattttgcatttgtttcagCCAGTCTGTGAAAAgtcacattatttttaaaaagcgatTTCAAAATAATGGGACAAAATCTGAAGTGTCATTGGGAAATAAGGCCTGATGACATGCACAATGAAGAAATGCACGCTATAATTGAGAAATGCGTTATTTAATTTTGAGTTTCcatcaaacatttcaaaataaaatcgaAGGCCtacatttaataatttcattttgagtaAAAAAAGCCCTCCAAATATGGATGCCACAGTTATTCATGATTAGAACAGAGCTCAAAAATGTACATTGTAATCCAGAACTATTTATTCTATTGCCAGAACTCACCAACTGTGTCCTTGCAAACAGAAGTTTCCGCTGAAGCACTCTACTCTGTACTCTGGGGCAAAGTGaataactgtggcattatattttgaaacatacaTTGCTGCTGACCTTTTTGACTGTAAATGGTCAGTGTATTGACTCCCAGATAATTAGCAGTCCATAATATTACGGTGAACTGAATAAAAATGTCAGGAAATCTAGAAAATTTGACGCATCTCAGCGAAACTATCTGGGCGGATATAGTACTatagtacatacatacaaacatacattaatttcatttttgcgtgaactgcccctttaactgTACTGGAAAACCCATAAAAATCCATGTATTAAAGCAGCAGTGGGCTACCAATTTTAGAAGTGGGCCAAACATTTGAGGCCAAAATTCTCTTCAAGGgatcacatgtacagtacatgcaccgGCAGGAGGAGTATGTGGATTTATGAAAACTGGTATTAAAGAATATGTCCAGGtaatcacaaaacaaaacatcaatTCAGGTTATAATGTAActttttataattatatatggCTTGTATATTTTTCTATATGGCTTatcttcctgttagccagggagtttttccttgccacggTTGCCCTTGGCATACTCTTGGGGACCAGTTCCTCTATAAAGCGGCTTTGCGACAAatgccctttgttaaaagcgctatacaaataaaaatggattgatATTTACATACAAATATGTATGATTTCAAGAATAGGTACTTACTAAATGTAATGGTTGAAAATTGGAATGCCCAGTTGTTTGTTGTCTAATCCCAATATTGCAATGACAGCCAATTTGGGTGAGTGTAGGCAAGCACACTTCCTATGTTACTCAATTTGAAAAAGTTGAGGAAAATGGGCATTTATCATGTAAATGTTCTGTACTCTGGTGGGGTTACGTACTTAGGGGGATGTTGGTGTCGAAGACTGTGCCATCTTCCAGTGTCCCTGTGTACCAACAGCTCACCGTGTCACCCTTCTTTGGGAAGTTGGCCTTGTCTCCCTTCTTTAGCACCGATTTGGTGTATTTTGGAGGACCCTGTCAACAAAAACAAGTTGTTTCCAGTAGAGTAAGAGGCAAAAAAAACTACAGATCAAATTGCAAAAGCATCCAAAAGCATCGGAAGACCAATGCACAGCACCATGCTAACACTACTGTTCCTTCCTCAATGCCATTAGTTCCTACATCGGTTTtgtctgaacattttattttcggTGAGAGGAATTTATATTccaatacaataataaaaactttacctCATCAACTGGAACCACTTTGGCTTCTTTAGGTTTTTCTTCAACCTTCACATCTTTGACCCGTTCTGTGAGATCCTCAACAGGATCAGTGCCTTTGAACCtctaaccacaccaccaaaggGGGCACAAGGAAAGGATGCATTTGAAGAAAGTGTATATGGCACACTCAACTAATTCAAAATGATCTTTTAAATAGTCCTGGGGTGCTGTAGCAGGCATACAACTGTAGAATGTCGTTGATAAAATATAAAGTTCTTTGGAattccatttacatttcagtttccaACAGCACTAGTCTGCGTATCACATGGATGTGTTTTGGCGTAATGTTGGCCTTAGCGTGTG includes these proteins:
- the LOC133128657 gene encoding ubiquitin-like FUBI-ribosomal protein eS30 fusion protein — encoded protein: MQLFVRAQNTHTLHLTGQETVGDIKAQIQALEGLAVEDQVLLLSGTPLEDGAFLEHCGVSENCTLEVTGRLLGGKVHGSLARAGKVRGQTPKVDKQEKKKKKTGRAKRRIQYNRRFVNVVPTFGKKKGPNANS
- the fkbp3 gene encoding peptidyl-prolyl cis-trans isomerase FKBP3; protein product: MAAEPTREWNDEQIKSDDLPKKDIIKFLQDNAANSFLSEHKLMGNIKNVAKTAKKEQLITAYNQLFECKRFKGTDPVEDLTERVKDVKVEEKPKEAKVVPVDEGPPKYTKSVLKKGDKANFPKKGDTVSCWYTGTLEDGTVFDTNIPLTARKKKQTKPLTFKVGLGRVIRGWDEGLLTMSKGETARLEIDPEWAYGRKGQPDSKIPPNAKLIFEVELVNIE